The following are from one region of the Phormidium sp. PBR-2020 genome:
- a CDS encoding heavy metal-binding domain-containing protein → MILTTLEGVPGKDILEHYGIVQGSTVRAKNVGRDIGASFKNLVGGELKGYTDLLNEARQEAMDRMVLQAKQMGANAIVNIRFSTSSVAQGAAEIFAYGTAVLVR, encoded by the coding sequence ATGATTCTTACAACGTTGGAAGGAGTTCCCGGAAAAGACATTTTAGAACATTACGGGATTGTTCAAGGAAGTACCGTTCGAGCCAAAAACGTCGGGCGTGATATTGGTGCGAGTTTTAAAAATCTTGTGGGTGGCGAGTTGAAAGGCTATACTGACTTGCTCAATGAAGCCCGTCAAGAAGCCATGGATCGCATGGTGCTACAAGCCAAACAAATGGGAGCAAACGCCATTGTTAACATTCGCTTCTCAACGTCCTCTGTGGCTCAGGGAGCAGCAGAAATTTTCGCTTATGGAACTGCTGTATTAGTCCGTTAA
- the glcD gene encoding glycolate oxidase subunit GlcD, with the protein MFSTQTSPNWKRIAQDFAAILGKNGVIRRKEELLTYECDGLASYRQKPALVVLPRTTEQVAEAVALCDRLNLPWVARGAGTGLSGGALPEPDSVLIVTALMRKILDIDYDNQRVIVQPGVINNWVTQAVSGAGFYYAPDPSSQIICSIGGNVAENSGGVHCLKYGVTTNHVLGLTVVLPDGSITQLGGEIPEMPGYDLTGLFVGSEGTLGIATEITLKLLKTPESIAVVLADFTSVEAAGAAVGAITSAGIVPAGMEMMDNLSINAVEDVVATGCYPRDAEAILLVELDGLDVEVAEVTRRVRQVCQENGARTVTVAEDAETRAKLWKGRKAAFAAAGHLSPDYYVQDGVIPRTRLAEVLGEIEALSQRSGYRIANVFHAGDGNLHPLVLYDNGVEGQLEEVEEVGGEILKLCVKAGGSISGEHGIGADKRCYMPEMFTDADLDTMKWVRDAWNPKGLANPGKIFPTPRTCGEGAVHPKAKAYPGVPQF; encoded by the coding sequence ATGTTTTCCACTCAAACCTCCCCCAACTGGAAACGCATCGCCCAAGACTTTGCCGCTATCCTGGGCAAAAACGGCGTTATCCGTCGCAAAGAAGAACTCCTCACCTACGAATGTGACGGACTCGCCAGCTATCGGCAAAAACCCGCCCTCGTCGTCCTCCCCCGAACTACCGAACAAGTGGCCGAAGCCGTGGCCCTGTGCGATCGCCTCAACCTGCCCTGGGTGGCCCGTGGCGCGGGAACGGGCCTCTCTGGAGGCGCACTCCCGGAACCCGATAGCGTCCTCATTGTCACTGCCCTGATGCGGAAAATTCTCGATATTGACTACGACAATCAGCGGGTAATTGTGCAACCTGGAGTGATTAACAACTGGGTGACACAAGCTGTCAGTGGGGCAGGATTTTACTACGCCCCAGACCCCTCTAGTCAGATTATCTGTTCCATTGGTGGCAATGTGGCGGAAAACTCCGGCGGAGTTCACTGTCTCAAATATGGCGTCACCACCAACCATGTCTTAGGCTTAACTGTCGTACTTCCTGATGGTAGTATTACTCAACTTGGCGGCGAGATTCCCGAAATGCCGGGATATGACCTCACGGGGCTATTTGTGGGGTCAGAAGGAACTCTGGGAATCGCCACAGAAATCACCCTCAAACTCCTGAAAACTCCCGAATCCATTGCGGTGGTTTTGGCGGACTTTACTAGCGTTGAGGCGGCGGGGGCTGCGGTGGGGGCGATTACGTCAGCGGGGATTGTCCCGGCGGGAATGGAGATGATGGATAACCTCAGTATTAACGCCGTGGAGGATGTGGTGGCCACGGGTTGTTATCCTCGGGATGCGGAGGCGATTCTCTTGGTGGAACTCGATGGCTTAGATGTGGAAGTGGCGGAAGTGACGCGGCGAGTGAGGCAGGTTTGTCAGGAGAATGGGGCGCGGACGGTGACGGTGGCGGAGGATGCCGAGACGCGGGCGAAACTCTGGAAGGGACGCAAGGCGGCGTTTGCAGCGGCGGGCCATCTTAGTCCTGATTACTATGTTCAGGATGGGGTGATTCCTCGCACTCGTTTGGCGGAGGTGTTAGGGGAGATTGAGGCCCTGAGTCAACGGAGTGGTTATCGCATTGCCAATGTCTTTCACGCGGGGGATGGCAATTTGCATCCTTTGGTTCTCTATGATAACGGCGTTGAGGGACAGTTGGAGGAGGTTGAGGAAGTCGGTGGTGAGATTCTCAAACTCTGTGTGAAGGCGGGGGGATCGATTTCTGGGGAACATGGCATTGGGGCGGATAAACGCTGTTATATGCCGGAAATGTTTACGGATGCGGATCTCGATACGATGAAATGGGTACGAGATGCCTGGAATCCTAAAGGGTTAGCCAATCCCGGTAAGATTTTTCCCACGCCTCGGACTTGTGGTGAGGGGGCAGTTCATCCCAAGGCGAAGGCCTATCCGGGTGTACCGCAGTTTTAG
- a CDS encoding CBS domain-containing protein, translating into MDIILCHTTADFDSLGAAVGLTRLHPGARIVLTGGAHPGVEEFLRLHRDEYAIIERRSVNPEQLRSLFVVDTQSRDRLGKAAEWFDAPQLQGVYLYDHHPGVTGDIPASQRQIEAIGATTTLIVEQLQQQNINLTVHEATVMALGIHVDSGSLTFDHSTARDALALAWLMKQGASLTLIAEYIEPGLSDSLQDLLATALETVNTEDVWGQQVASVVLRTPDYVPGLSGLTSRLLELTDTDALILLHEYQRQGDESRLTVIARSQIPQTDLNAILQPIGGGGHRKAGSAQLRNANPDEVLRQLGDRLKAQIPPPPTARELMSSPVRTIRPSTTIGEAHRILLRYGHSGLSVVNQADELVGIISRRDLDIALHHGFHHAPVKGYMTRNVKTISPDTLLPEIEGLMVTFDIGRLPVLDKGALVGIVTRTDVLRELHEGVEAKQGAALICPLPPGGAPGRRLTREGDVWDGLRSHLNPNLWQLLETAAQAAQERGWQLYLVGGAVRDLLRVMQSPQETQVDLTDIDLVVDGFHQSATVGAGVELANVLQEQFSGARLDVHGAFQTAALLWHNDPIFDSLWLDIATARTEFYPYPAANPEVEASSIRQDLYRRDFTINALAIRLTTPRQGKLLDFFGGVLDLQQGWVRVLHANSFIEDPTRIFRAVRFAVRFEFEIEPETERFIRHAIASGVYERSRSLNPRTPALQARLTSELKYLLQASYWPRALRELDRLGALQCLHPQLRLTRELWRRLQLADRGLRRFQNWHRLSHWRMLLEVLLSHVEMEDGEFSRAAVSVSDRRTVAQQLQLPEETVQRLATLGERRERLERELRKAQRPSEVVRVLSGEELAGLLLVALGLGRSLRRKIWHYLTEWAQVKPLLNGEDLKRLGYKPGPHFKEMLADIQAGTLDGVFGGSREAAISFVCDRYPLSPSD; encoded by the coding sequence ATGGACATCATCCTCTGTCACACCACTGCCGATTTCGATAGTTTAGGGGCAGCCGTTGGCTTAACCCGACTGCACCCTGGCGCTCGTATTGTCCTCACTGGGGGCGCTCATCCTGGGGTGGAGGAGTTTCTGAGACTGCATCGGGATGAGTATGCCATTATTGAGCGGCGATCGGTGAATCCCGAACAGTTACGATCGCTGTTTGTGGTGGATACCCAATCGCGCGATCGCCTCGGTAAAGCCGCTGAATGGTTCGACGCACCTCAGTTACAGGGAGTATATCTGTATGATCATCATCCAGGTGTCACAGGAGATATCCCCGCCAGTCAGCGTCAGATTGAAGCGATTGGGGCCACAACCACCTTAATTGTGGAACAGTTGCAACAGCAAAACATTAACCTCACCGTCCATGAGGCGACGGTGATGGCCTTAGGGATTCATGTCGATAGTGGGTCTCTCACCTTTGACCATAGTACGGCGCGGGATGCCTTGGCCTTAGCCTGGTTGATGAAACAGGGGGCCAGTCTGACGTTGATTGCCGAGTATATTGAACCGGGATTATCGGACTCCTTGCAAGACTTACTGGCCACTGCCCTGGAAACGGTGAATACGGAGGACGTTTGGGGGCAACAAGTTGCGTCAGTGGTGTTGCGGACTCCTGATTACGTGCCGGGATTATCGGGATTAACCTCACGACTGCTGGAATTGACGGATACCGATGCCCTAATTTTGCTGCATGAGTATCAACGTCAGGGGGATGAGTCGCGGCTGACGGTGATTGCGCGATCGCAGATTCCCCAGACGGATCTCAATGCCATTTTGCAACCCATTGGTGGGGGCGGCCATCGCAAAGCCGGTTCGGCCCAATTGCGGAACGCGAACCCCGATGAGGTGTTGCGCCAGTTGGGCGATCGCCTCAAAGCCCAAATTCCCCCACCCCCCACGGCCCGAGAATTAATGTCGTCTCCTGTACGCACCATTCGCCCGAGTACCACCATTGGCGAGGCCCACCGGATTTTGTTGCGTTACGGCCATTCCGGCTTATCGGTGGTGAACCAAGCCGACGAATTAGTAGGGATCATCTCCCGCCGAGATTTGGACATTGCTCTGCACCACGGCTTCCACCATGCCCCCGTCAAGGGCTATATGACGCGCAACGTCAAAACCATCAGTCCCGACACCTTGCTGCCCGAAATTGAAGGGCTGATGGTCACCTTTGATATTGGTCGCCTACCGGTGTTGGATAAGGGGGCATTGGTGGGGATTGTCACCCGCACTGATGTCTTGCGAGAACTCCATGAAGGGGTGGAGGCAAAACAGGGAGCGGCCTTAATTTGTCCCCTCCCGCCGGGGGGAGCGCCGGGGCGGCGGTTGACACGGGAGGGGGATGTTTGGGACGGCCTGCGATCGCACCTAAACCCCAACCTATGGCAATTGCTCGAAACCGCAGCCCAGGCGGCTCAGGAACGAGGCTGGCAACTGTATCTGGTGGGGGGAGCGGTGCGGGATTTGTTGCGGGTGATGCAGTCACCGCAGGAGACTCAGGTGGACTTAACGGATATTGATTTAGTGGTGGATGGCTTTCACCAGTCGGCCACGGTTGGCGCGGGGGTGGAGTTGGCGAATGTGTTACAGGAGCAGTTTTCGGGGGCGCGCTTGGATGTGCATGGGGCGTTCCAGACAGCGGCGTTGTTATGGCACAATGACCCCATCTTTGATTCTCTGTGGTTGGATATTGCCACGGCGCGGACGGAGTTTTACCCCTATCCAGCAGCGAATCCCGAGGTGGAGGCCAGTTCCATTCGTCAGGATTTGTATCGCCGGGATTTTACGATTAATGCCTTGGCGATTCGCTTGACAACGCCTCGTCAGGGGAAGTTGTTAGACTTTTTTGGCGGTGTGTTGGATTTGCAGCAAGGTTGGGTGCGGGTGTTGCACGCCAATAGTTTTATTGAAGATCCAACGCGGATTTTTCGGGCGGTGCGCTTTGCGGTGCGGTTTGAGTTTGAGATTGAACCGGAGACGGAACGGTTTATTCGTCATGCGATCGCCAGTGGGGTATATGAGCGATCGCGCTCCCTCAATCCCCGCACTCCGGCCTTACAGGCGCGCTTAACCAGTGAGTTGAAATATCTGTTGCAAGCGTCGTATTGGCCGCGCGCCTTGCGGGAGTTGGATCGCTTGGGAGCGTTGCAATGTTTGCATCCGCAATTACGCTTGACGCGGGAACTGTGGCGGCGGTTACAGTTAGCGGATCGGGGGTTGCGGCGCTTTCAGAACTGGCATCGTCTGAGTCATTGGCGCATGTTATTGGAGGTGTTATTGTCCCACGTGGAGATGGAAGATGGGGAGTTTTCGCGAGCGGCGGTGTCAGTGAGCGATCGCCGAACTGTGGCGCAACAGTTGCAGTTACCCGAGGAGACGGTGCAACGGTTGGCGACGTTGGGGGAACGACGTGAGCGTCTCGAACGGGAGTTGAGGAAAGCGCAACGGCCCAGCGAGGTGGTGCGGGTGTTGTCGGGGGAGGAGTTAGCGGGGTTGTTGTTGGTGGCTTTGGGGTTGGGGCGATCGTTGCGGCGTAAGATTTGGCACTATCTGACGGAGTGGGCCCAGGTGAAACCGCTGTTAAATGGGGAGGATTTGAAGCGGTTGGGGTATAAGCCGGGGCCGCATTTTAAGGAGATGTTGGCGGATATCCAGGCGGGGACGTTGGATGGGGTTTTTGGCGGTTCTCGGGAGGCGGCGATCTCGTTTGTGTGCGATCGCTATCCCCTATCACCCAGTGACTGA
- a CDS encoding S8 family serine peptidase has product MAIALGWFHPISATSSTGDGGIQAQRLHEAPYNLLGRKIAIGQVEIGRPGQFGIDKGVPPEQELAPDLAGIFLRDRAAVPGSHVDAHAHAVASVMVSSNKQRPGVAPNARLYSSATSPDRGGNRQGQHCLSTQQVAEQNSNDVRAINFSFGEPLWLDPRPDAVLDGNALLTLCIDWSANHHNTLYVIAGNQGRGGIPIPTDNYNGINVASSHAHSGRYDQVDVSSLGNVFEEPFDRLVGLETNIDGRLLISLLAPGRDVKLLSQQGEVFPSTGTSFASPHVVGTVALLQEYGDRQLRENAPHWTLDARQNQVMKAVILNSADKLEDAGDGLRQGMTRTIGDRRGGNWLTSEAYRNPKVPVHRDMGTGHLNAHRAYEQFSPGQWPASAPVPPIGWDFNEIATTTVQDYVLDAPLKANGYVAATLTWNRQVELDDRDGDGRYDIDESFRDRGLNDLDLYLMPADSDDINEAIAASTSEVDSLEHLFQAIPRSGRYKLRVVYRRQVNDPNQDYAIAWWTVPDA; this is encoded by the coding sequence ATGGCGATCGCCCTGGGATGGTTTCATCCCATCTCAGCCACGTCTTCCACCGGAGACGGCGGTATCCAAGCCCAGCGGCTCCATGAAGCCCCCTATAACCTCTTAGGACGTAAAATAGCCATCGGACAGGTAGAAATCGGTCGTCCAGGTCAATTTGGCATCGATAAGGGGGTTCCTCCAGAACAGGAGCTGGCCCCAGACCTGGCGGGCATTTTCCTGCGCGATCGCGCGGCGGTTCCTGGAAGTCATGTAGATGCCCATGCCCATGCGGTGGCCAGCGTCATGGTCAGCAGCAATAAACAACGGCCCGGAGTCGCCCCCAATGCTCGGCTCTACTCTAGCGCCACCTCCCCCGATCGCGGCGGCAATCGGCAAGGACAACATTGTCTATCCACTCAGCAGGTGGCCGAACAAAATAGTAACGATGTCCGCGCCATCAACTTCAGTTTTGGCGAACCCCTCTGGCTCGATCCCCGTCCTGACGCGGTTTTAGATGGCAACGCCTTGTTAACCCTTTGTATTGACTGGTCCGCCAATCATCACAATACCCTCTATGTGATTGCCGGCAACCAAGGACGAGGAGGTATCCCCATCCCCACGGATAACTACAACGGCATCAATGTAGCCTCAAGTCATGCCCACAGCGGTCGCTACGATCAAGTGGATGTCTCGAGCTTAGGCAATGTCTTTGAAGAACCATTCGACCGCCTAGTGGGTTTGGAAACTAACATCGATGGACGACTGTTAATCAGTCTGCTGGCCCCCGGCCGGGATGTGAAGCTCTTAAGTCAGCAAGGAGAGGTCTTCCCCAGTACCGGGACCAGTTTTGCCTCGCCCCATGTGGTGGGGACCGTGGCCCTGTTACAGGAATATGGCGATCGCCAATTACGGGAGAATGCCCCCCATTGGACCTTAGATGCTCGCCAGAATCAGGTGATGAAGGCGGTGATTCTCAACTCCGCTGATAAACTCGAAGATGCCGGCGATGGCTTACGTCAGGGGATGACCCGTACCATTGGCGATCGACGGGGCGGAAACTGGCTCACCTCGGAGGCCTATCGCAATCCCAAGGTCCCCGTGCATCGGGATATGGGAACCGGTCATCTCAATGCTCACCGCGCTTATGAGCAGTTTAGCCCCGGACAGTGGCCGGCTTCGGCCCCTGTACCGCCTATTGGCTGGGACTTTAATGAGATTGCCACCACCACCGTTCAAGACTATGTCCTGGATGCCCCCCTCAAAGCCAATGGTTATGTGGCCGCAACCCTCACCTGGAACCGTCAGGTGGAGCTGGACGATCGCGATGGTGACGGCCGTTACGATATAGATGAGAGTTTCCGCGATCGCGGCTTAAATGACCTAGACCTCTATCTGATGCCGGCTGATTCCGATGATATCAACGAGGCCATTGCCGCTTCCACCAGTGAGGTGGATAGCTTAGAACATCTGTTTCAAGCCATTCCCCGCAGCGGACGCTACAAATTACGGGTGGTCTATCGCCGTCAGGTGAACGACCCCAATCAAGACTATGCGATCGCCTGGTGGACGGTTCCTGATGCCTAA
- a CDS encoding heavy metal-binding domain-containing protein: protein MEEIIFFLILLGIGYSFGIVAEKNHYKDIKLREQETLSLAIASFGAKQSLPDASDAKLFVGTVVISSDYFKTFVMALRNILGGRVVAYESLLDRGRREALLRVKEQAIAWGATEVLNIRYETSTLGGNNQKGIAAIEVIAYGTAIR, encoded by the coding sequence ATGGAAGAAATCATTTTTTTCCTCATCTTATTGGGGATTGGCTACTCGTTTGGCATCGTAGCTGAAAAGAACCATTACAAAGACATCAAACTTCGCGAACAGGAAACCCTCTCTTTGGCGATCGCCTCCTTTGGCGCTAAACAGTCCTTACCTGATGCCTCAGATGCGAAACTGTTTGTAGGAACCGTTGTCATTTCCTCGGACTATTTCAAAACCTTTGTCATGGCCCTACGAAATATCTTGGGAGGTCGGGTTGTGGCCTATGAAAGTCTCCTCGATCGCGGTCGTCGGGAGGCGTTATTGCGCGTGAAAGAACAGGCCATTGCTTGGGGGGCTACTGAAGTGCTCAATATCCGCTATGAAACCAGTACCCTGGGCGGCAACAATCAGAAAGGCATTGCGGCAATTGAGGTGATTGCCTATGGAACGGCGATTCGTTAG
- a CDS encoding ribulose-phosphate 3-epimerase — translation MATLNSEKSTVIAPSILSADFSRLGEQVKAVDEAGADWIHVDVMDGRFVPNITIGPLIVDALRPVTKKPLDVHLMIVEPEKYVEDFAKAGADIISVHAEHNASPHLHRTLGQIRELGKQAGVVLNPGTPLELIEYVLELCDLVLIMSVNPGFGGQSFIPEVVPKIRKLRQMCDDRGLDPWIEVDGGLKPANAWQVLDAGANAIVAGSAVFKAPDYAEAIEGIRNSKAPSPEMATV, via the coding sequence ATGGCAACATTAAACTCTGAAAAATCTACAGTTATTGCCCCCTCAATCTTATCAGCCGATTTTAGTCGTCTGGGTGAACAGGTCAAGGCCGTTGACGAAGCCGGTGCGGACTGGATTCACGTTGATGTGATGGACGGTCGCTTCGTTCCCAACATTACCATTGGTCCGTTAATCGTCGATGCCCTGCGTCCGGTGACGAAGAAACCTCTGGATGTTCACTTGATGATCGTCGAACCCGAGAAATATGTCGAGGACTTCGCGAAAGCTGGGGCTGACATTATCTCCGTTCACGCTGAGCATAACGCCTCTCCCCACCTGCACCGCACCCTCGGACAGATTCGCGAACTCGGGAAGCAAGCCGGAGTCGTGTTAAACCCTGGGACTCCCCTAGAACTGATCGAGTATGTCCTGGAACTGTGCGACTTAGTGCTCATTATGAGTGTTAACCCCGGTTTCGGTGGACAAAGCTTCATTCCCGAAGTTGTACCCAAAATCCGCAAACTGCGTCAAATGTGTGACGATCGCGGCCTCGATCCCTGGATTGAAGTTGATGGTGGTCTCAAACCCGCCAACGCTTGGCAGGTGCTAGATGCAGGCGCTAACGCCATTGTCGCCGGTTCGGCGGTGTTCAAAGCCCCCGATTACGCCGAAGCCATTGAAGGCATCCGCAACAGCAAGGCTCCCTCCCCAGAAATGGCGACGGTTTAA
- a CDS encoding hydrogenase: MKPDRTVLLNQLTSLEAQIAQLGAIHDGMTWGEVKRLLQSQPAALGGDTKAQAIAILDRFDALDHREQPGFQPLIQFKQQVRLFRNQVSNAPANQLPADVNDLLSGKHPVAQLLKAVDEGDTLNDAQWATLQPTLEKIFGQTIAIAASRGKLYVSQVTPTPQPVAATSAPSTTTPLASQTVSTPNAEQVRPQISGGADLLMWGDATETTKPAQPQPTQPQATQPQAPSGEEPLIVFGAKSLTGGTQTGSMPLTILVHIQGLGDRQFASKEFAGTRGQSRGLEGFQIRAANAIPGLKLEYMAHISGVGDTPWVPEGQYLGSRGENRQVEGFAIRLTGEAAKQYTIRYSGHIQNMGDTPVMGDGQYCGTRGKSLRVEGLRVWLESRS, translated from the coding sequence ATGAAACCTGATCGAACCGTTTTACTGAATCAACTCACCAGTTTGGAAGCCCAAATCGCCCAACTCGGGGCCATTCATGATGGCATGACCTGGGGGGAGGTGAAACGCCTCTTGCAATCCCAACCCGCCGCCCTCGGAGGAGATACCAAAGCCCAGGCGATCGCCATCTTAGACCGCTTCGATGCCCTCGATCACCGGGAACAGCCCGGCTTCCAACCGTTAATTCAATTCAAACAGCAGGTTCGCTTATTCCGCAATCAGGTGAGTAACGCCCCGGCGAATCAACTTCCGGCTGATGTCAACGACTTGCTGAGTGGCAAACATCCCGTGGCCCAACTTCTCAAAGCCGTGGATGAAGGGGATACCCTCAATGATGCCCAATGGGCTACCCTCCAGCCAACCTTAGAGAAAATCTTTGGGCAAACGATCGCCATCGCTGCGTCCCGAGGTAAGCTCTACGTCAGCCAAGTTACCCCGACTCCTCAACCGGTGGCGGCGACATCGGCCCCCTCAACGACAACGCCTTTAGCCTCGCAAACCGTTTCCACCCCCAACGCTGAACAAGTCCGTCCCCAAATTAGCGGTGGGGCGGATTTATTGATGTGGGGAGATGCTACGGAAACCACGAAACCGGCCCAACCTCAACCAACCCAACCTCAAGCAACTCAACCTCAAGCGCCATCAGGAGAGGAACCCTTGATTGTCTTCGGGGCTAAAAGTCTCACTGGGGGGACGCAAACCGGTTCGATGCCCTTAACGATCTTGGTGCATATCCAAGGCTTGGGCGATCGCCAATTCGCCTCAAAAGAGTTTGCCGGAACTCGGGGCCAGTCTCGTGGTTTGGAAGGGTTCCAAATTCGTGCAGCCAATGCCATCCCCGGCTTAAAACTGGAGTATATGGCTCATATTTCCGGTGTGGGGGATACCCCTTGGGTACCCGAAGGACAATATCTCGGCAGTCGGGGGGAAAACCGGCAAGTGGAAGGCTTTGCCATTCGCTTAACCGGAGAAGCCGCTAAACAATACACCATCCGCTATTCTGGGCATATTCAGAATATGGGCGATACCCCAGTCATGGGCGATGGCCAGTATTGTGGAACCCGTGGCAAATCCTTACGAGTCGAGGGATTGCGCGTTTGGTTGGAGTCTCGTAGCTAA
- a CDS encoding M48 family metallopeptidase, which translates to MGFKPKAITEEVNISKVNPLVDFARLLGAIVVLTLVIYFILGLAVDWVVPQLGPEQDIWIGETLAPAVAPQLGGEVLEEDTRQLYLSELLEELRHPGDLEEVPITLNLIDSEVVNAAALAGGQLFVTTAFLEEVESENELAFVLGHELGHLSARDGLRSLGRGIFVLLGSFVLNLGHEGTGPDVIGYTLNLNRLNYSRSQEYAADEYGLESVVGHYGHGAHSLDFFERLAARKEAFPEGLVRASEYFQTHPLTENRIEHLDAIAHEKGWPMTGETTPVPSGLACANFECNESPPDS; encoded by the coding sequence ATGGGATTTAAACCAAAAGCCATTACAGAAGAGGTCAACATCTCTAAGGTTAATCCCTTAGTGGATTTTGCCCGTTTGCTTGGGGCAATTGTTGTCCTGACGTTAGTCATCTACTTTATCTTAGGCTTAGCCGTCGATTGGGTTGTGCCTCAACTCGGCCCAGAGCAAGATATTTGGATCGGAGAAACCCTGGCCCCGGCTGTCGCACCACAACTCGGCGGCGAAGTCCTAGAGGAGGATACTCGACAACTCTATCTGTCAGAGTTGTTAGAGGAGTTACGTCATCCCGGAGACTTAGAAGAGGTTCCTATAACCCTGAATTTAATCGATAGTGAGGTGGTTAATGCCGCCGCTTTAGCCGGGGGACAGTTATTTGTGACCACGGCATTTTTAGAAGAGGTTGAGTCGGAAAATGAACTGGCCTTTGTTCTCGGTCATGAGTTAGGCCATTTGTCGGCGCGAGATGGTTTAAGAAGTTTGGGACGGGGCATTTTTGTGCTGTTGGGAAGCTTTGTCTTAAATCTTGGCCATGAGGGGACTGGCCCGGATGTGATTGGCTATACGCTCAATCTCAATCGCCTCAATTATAGCCGCAGCCAAGAATATGCCGCCGATGAATATGGTTTAGAGTCTGTGGTGGGTCATTATGGCCATGGGGCCCACAGTTTAGACTTCTTTGAACGCTTAGCCGCCAGGAAGGAGGCCTTTCCAGAGGGACTGGTGAGGGCCTCGGAGTATTTCCAAACGCACCCGTTAACCGAAAATCGTATTGAGCATTTGGATGCGATCGCCCATGAGAAGGGATGGCCCATGACGGGAGAAACCACCCCCGTTCCCTCTGGGTTAGCTTGCGCCAATTTTGAGTGTAACGAAAGCCCCCCAGACTCGTGA
- a CDS encoding LCP family protein has protein sequence MLSATAGALLAVSLSSTPLMQSRIRPEDRGVFSEEDLAISNMRIPELTRPVNILILGTKVLNSDVGKPLRRSGHDPLVNSLDGLSDSMMLVRFEPQDKNLTLLSVPRDTLTWIDGYGDQKINEANHHGGPALSARTVSDLLGGVGIDRYLRVNIQGVEKLIDVLGGVRVNVPQDMKYTDHTQHLYIDLKAGEQHLTGNEALQFLTFRHDGMGDIGRIQRQQMLLRALIEQTLNPRTLVRLPRILSTIQEYVDTNLSVEELVALLNFASKTSRENAQMLLLPGQFRDPEGPTDLSYWIPNYAEIDHMVAEHFGRSSEPTQAWRADPRYLRIAIQDSTEEPQAVDALIDKLWDAGYRNVYLAQDWQQPLRETRIIAQGGDRNSALDLNRSLGFGEVRVESTGVLHSDITIQLGQDWLEKQSSYLQPDLW, from the coding sequence ATGCTTTCGGCAACAGCCGGGGCATTACTCGCCGTATCGTTATCAAGCACTCCTTTGATGCAAAGCCGGATTCGTCCTGAAGATCGTGGCGTCTTCAGTGAGGAGGACTTAGCCATCTCCAATATGCGAATCCCCGAACTGACGCGTCCGGTGAACATCTTGATTCTCGGTACGAAAGTTCTCAATTCGGATGTGGGCAAACCCCTGCGACGTTCCGGACATGATCCCCTCGTCAACTCCCTCGATGGCCTATCCGACAGCATGATGTTGGTTCGCTTTGAACCGCAAGATAAGAACCTCACCTTGCTCTCCGTACCCCGAGATACCCTGACTTGGATTGACGGCTATGGAGACCAAAAAATCAACGAGGCCAATCACCATGGCGGCCCTGCCTTAAGCGCCCGCACCGTGAGTGATCTCCTCGGCGGAGTCGGCATCGATCGCTATCTGCGCGTCAATATCCAAGGAGTGGAAAAACTCATTGATGTTCTCGGGGGGGTGCGCGTCAATGTTCCCCAGGACATGAAGTATACCGATCATACCCAGCATCTCTACATTGACCTCAAGGCCGGAGAGCAACATCTCACAGGCAATGAGGCGCTTCAGTTTTTGACCTTCCGCCATGATGGAATGGGGGATATTGGGCGCATTCAACGGCAACAGATGTTACTGCGGGCCCTGATTGAACAAACTCTCAATCCTCGAACTCTGGTGCGTCTGCCTCGGATTCTCTCGACCATTCAAGAATACGTCGATACCAATCTCAGTGTCGAAGAGTTAGTGGCCCTGCTCAACTTCGCCAGCAAAACCAGTCGTGAGAATGCCCAGATGCTTCTGCTTCCGGGACAGTTTCGGGACCCGGAAGGGCCCACGGATCTCAGTTACTGGATTCCCAATTACGCTGAAATTGATCACATGGTGGCCGAGCATTTTGGCCGTTCCTCAGAACCCACCCAAGCTTGGCGAGCAGATCCGCGCTACTTACGGATTGCCATTCAGGACAGCACTGAAGAACCCCAGGCTGTCGATGCCTTGATTGATAAACTCTGGGATGCTGGGTATCGTAATGTCTATTTGGCCCAGGATTGGCAACAACCCCTACGAGAAACTCGGATTATTGCTCAGGGGGGCGATCGCAATAGCGCCTTGGATTTAAATCGTTCCCTTGGCTTTGGGGAAGTGCGCGTTGAGAGTACTGGGGTTCTCCATTCGGACATCACCATCCAACTGGGGCAAGATTGGTTGGAAAAACAAAGTTCCTACCTACAACCTGACCTGTGGTAG